The genomic interval CACGTCGATCAAGGAAAGCGCCGCATCGTTCAGCACAATCACGGTCAGGCGGCACCCCAGGCGGGCCGCAGTCGAGAGCTCGGCCATGCACATCATCAGGCCGCCATCGCCGGTAAAAGCGATGGTTCGACGCTCCGGCTCGACTAGGGCAGATGCGATTGCCGCAGGTAGGGCGAATCCCATCGTCGAGAGGCCGGTGGATTTGAGCACCTGGCGCGCCTCAAAAGCCTGAATGCGCGCCATCGCGGAAACCATATGTGCGCCGGCATCAATGGTGAAGCGCGTATCGGCAGCCGTTCCGGCCAGCGCGGCGAGGGTCGCATCGATCACAGTTTCCGCCGTATGTCCGTCCCCACCGCCGAGTGTGAGACGCATGTTCATCCTGTCTTTTAGGCCTGCGACCTCATCCGTCGTCCAGGCTGAGCGCCGGCAAGAGGCGCTGAGCGCCGCGATCCCGTCGCTCAGGGGTCCGACCAATTCCGCCGTCGGGGCAAACGGATAGTTCAGCCCGGTGCGATCGCTCAAAGCCAATACCGGCACATCATGGCGCCATGGCGCCGGAATGAGTTCAACCGGCTCGACGCCGGCCCAAAGGATGAGATCGGCGCCCCGGATCGCTTCCGCTTCGCCGGCAGCGCCGGTAAGATGGCCGATCATTTGGCGGTGCGCATCCGCAATCACGCCTTTGGCCTTGTAGCTGGTCATGATGGGACAGCCGAGGCGCTCTCCGAATTGTAACAATCCGGCGGAAAATTCGGGGTTAGCGGCCTGAAGCCCGACCAAAAGGACGGGGCGCTGGCTGCTCGCCAGTAAATCGCGCGCTAGATCCATCGCATCCTTCTGGGCATCACTAACCTGCCGGCCGCCGGATTCCATCGTGACGCCGTTGGCCGATTCGTCATTCGCCGCTTGAAGTGTGGCGATCCTCGCCGCGTCCCCGGAAGAGAGTTCGACCAGAACCGGCCCCTCAGGAGGGCGCTGGGTTAACGCCACGAGATCGGCGAACTGCGCAGCGCCGGATTCCGGCGCCAGACGTACGCATGCCTTGGCGATCGGGCGAAACATTGCCTGAAGGTCAAACACTTGATGCGGCGGAAGATTCTCGCCCGCATCGCGCGAATCGCAGATTAGCAGCAACGGCGCGCGCTCGAGGTGGGCATAGGCTACACCATTAACGGCGCTCGCCGCGCCCGGGCCAATCGCGGTCAAGACGATTCCAGGCGCGCCGGTCAACTCCGCCGAGACCGCTGCCGCGAGCGCAGCCGAAGTCTCACCCCGGCAAAGGATAAACGTCATGCCCGCCTTGTCGGCCGCAGCGATCAAATCAAGGCTGGAGCCTCCGCCCGGGACGCCAAATAGAAACCGCACGCCACAAGATTTGAGCGTCGCAATCATGGCTTCGGCGAGGGTCAGGGACGAAATCTGTGACGTGACCTGTGAAGGAGCAGCTGGCGTCACCTTTGGGACCACTTTTGGCGCCGTCATTGCGGCCCACCAATCTTGTATTCGATTGACTTGATCACGTTTTCACACACCCGAATGGTTATTTCCGGCATCCTATTGATAGCTGTCCTTGGCTGCAATCCGTCAACGGCCATCGCACGACCGAGCGGCGATACGACCAAATCGGACCGCGAGAACAAACTCTGAGAGGCACATTCTTTTTTGCGGCACAATGCGGGCACTAATTGTATAACTCCCCGGATTGCAAACACGATCAAGGGTAAAAGTACCGTGAGCCAAAAGAGCAGCAGCGTCGGCGCCGCGAAATCCAAGGCGTCATCCACTGCCAAAGCGGCAGCGACCAAACCGTCCGCGTCAACAAAGAAAGCGGCCAAGAGTGCCAGTGACGCCAGCAGCGCGTCAGACACCAGCACCGAAACACCGGCTGATTCAGGCGCTGAAAAGTCTGCCGATTCCGGCGCGAAACAATCTGGTGATGCCGGCACGGAAAAATCGGCCAAATCCGGCGGAGAAAAAGCGCAGAAAGAGACCGTTTCCAGCAGCGATGTGCATTACGGATATTTCTCAAGCGTGCGCACACCCGCCTACCGCAAGGGCTGGGACGATATTTTTGGCAATAAGAAATCGTCAGACGCCGACGATGAGGAAGACGGAACCGCGGTTCGCGCTAAAAACGCGCGCTCGACAAAAAGATCCACGATCAAACAGCCGATCACGCTCGAACTCGATATCGCCGAGCTACCGGAAGAGTTGCGCGCCGCGCTGACCGATGAGGTCCGCCGCAGGGTCAAACGCCAGCGCGTCAACTACGACAAGCTGGATAAAGCGGGTGCCGTGCGCTGGAACATCGTTTGCGAGATTAGGCGCTAAAACCGACCTTGCCGGCGACACACGCGGCAAGAATTTCTATGGGACGGTGGTGGGCACAGTTGGGATTGAACCAACGACCCCTACGATGTCAACGTAGTGCTCTCCCGCTGAGCTATGCGCCCGTGAGAATTCGATTAGCATCCGAAGGGGGCGTGAGGCAAGTCCTCTATGCTGCGGCCAAAGCGCGATCAATCTCCTCTACCAGAGTGCGCAAGTGAAACGGCTTGGAGAGAACCCGAGCATCTGAATTTTTGGAGGCCTGGGTGTTAAGCGAAACGGCAGCAAAGCCGGTAATAAATATTACCTTCAGGCTAGGAATAGCCAACCTTGCGCGCCGCGCAAGTTCCAAGCCGTCCATGCCGGGCATGACGATATCGGTAACCAACAGGTCGAAATCGCCATCGGCGATATGCGGCAATGCCTCGAAGCCATCGCAGACCGAGCGGACCTCATGACCGACACGATAAAGCGAGCGGGCCAGAAAGGAGCGCATCGATTCGTCGTCTTCTGCCAACAGTATTTTTGCCATGCTGGCCCCGTTTCGCGCCATGTACCCGCCCAACAAGGTGCGCGCGAGCTGTTAAGAAGTCGCTAATTGTGGCCTTCTAGTCGGTGTAAAATGGCCGCTACGGCGCGGCAGCGGGCGATCACCGTGACACTCTGGGAAATTTGGTCTACACCCGGAGCATGAGAGCCAGGGAAGATATTCTCGATACGCCGACCAACGAAAAAATTGTGCGCCAACGAATCGGCGACGCCGTCCAGTTGCTCCTGCCACGCCAGCAGACGGCGCCTCTGGTGTGTTCCTCGCCGCATAGCGGCAGCGACTATAAGGATGACTTCCTCAGCGCTTCGAAGCTCAACGCATTCGATTTGCGGCGCTCCGAGGACAGCTTTGTCGACGAACTTTTCGCGCATGCGCCATTACATGGCGCGCCGCTCGTAAGCGCTTTATTTCCGCGCGCCTACATCGACCCCAACCGCGAGCCCTATGAGCTTGACCCGAATATGTTTTGCGATTCCCTGCCGGCTTTCGTGAAGACACGATCCGATCGGGTGCGCGCCGGCTTCGGCAGCATCGCCCGGGTTGTTGCCAATGGCGCGGAGATCTATCACACGAAGCTAACTTTTTCCGAGGCAGAGGCGCGTATCAAAAATTATTACACGCCTTATCACGATTCGGTCCGCCGCTTGGTGGATGAAACCCGTGAGCGCTTCGGCTTTGCCATCTTGATGGATTGCCACTCGATGCCCTCGGTCGGCGGGCCGAGTGACCGCGACGCCGGCCGGCGCCGCGCCGACATTGTTTTAGGCGATCGTTTCGGCACCTCCTGCGCGTCAGAGGTGATCGAACATGCGGAATTGGCGCTGCTCGAGCTTGGCTTTCGGGTGGCGCGCAATGAGCCCTATGCCGGCGCACATACAACCACCCACTATGGCCGCCCGGCTGAAAACGTTCACGCCATACAAGTCGAAATCAGCCGAGGGCTGTATATGGATGAAGCACGCTATGCGCGCTCGGATGGACATGCGACGCTGACCCAGCGACTTGGAGAATTCGTGCGCATCATGGCTGAAATAGAGGCCCGCCCCCTTAAGCGGCGCGGCAACGGTTCCTGACGGATATTCTTCGCGACGCAAATTAGCCGGTAAGCTGCATGCAGGTAGCGCCGGCAAAAATCGTGCGAGACCCAGGGAATCACTTGCTCACAGGCTTTCTGGCACGCGCCGTCTTTTCATAGTTTGGCGGCTTGTCCGGGCTCTGCCTTAGTTATTCTTCAAATATTCCTAGCAGTTATGCCGCTGTACTGCGGTTAGCTGGAATGTCGGCCAATCATTTGGCACGGTGCTT from Pseudomonadota bacterium carries:
- a CDS encoding thiamine pyrophosphate-binding protein, which translates into the protein MTAPKVVPKVTPAAPSQVTSQISSLTLAEAMIATLKSCGVRFLFGVPGGGSSLDLIAAADKAGMTFILCRGETSAALAAAVSAELTGAPGIVLTAIGPGAASAVNGVAYAHLERAPLLLICDSRDAGENLPPHQVFDLQAMFRPIAKACVRLAPESGAAQFADLVALTQRPPEGPVLVELSSGDAARIATLQAANDESANGVTMESGGRQVSDAQKDAMDLARDLLASSQRPVLLVGLQAANPEFSAGLLQFGERLGCPIMTSYKAKGVIADAHRQMIGHLTGAAGEAEAIRGADLILWAGVEPVELIPAPWRHDVPVLALSDRTGLNYPFAPTAELVGPLSDGIAALSASCRRSAWTTDEVAGLKDRMNMRLTLGGGDGHTAETVIDATLAALAGTAADTRFTIDAGAHMVSAMARIQAFEARQVLKSTGLSTMGFALPAAIASALVEPERRTIAFTGDGGLMMCMAELSTAARLGCRLTVIVLNDAALSLIDVKQQRRQDRPIGVRYPAVDFAATALGQGCRAWKVELHEPLQPAISAALAHDGAGLIDVAVDPAPYGDQLAALRD
- a CDS encoding response regulator yields the protein MAKILLAEDDESMRSFLARSLYRVGHEVRSVCDGFEALPHIADGDFDLLVTDIVMPGMDGLELARRARLAIPSLKVIFITGFAAVSLNTQASKNSDARVLSKPFHLRTLVEEIDRALAAA
- a CDS encoding N-formylglutamate amidohydrolase; translated protein: MRAREDILDTPTNEKIVRQRIGDAVQLLLPRQQTAPLVCSSPHSGSDYKDDFLSASKLNAFDLRRSEDSFVDELFAHAPLHGAPLVSALFPRAYIDPNREPYELDPNMFCDSLPAFVKTRSDRVRAGFGSIARVVANGAEIYHTKLTFSEAEARIKNYYTPYHDSVRRLVDETRERFGFAILMDCHSMPSVGGPSDRDAGRRRADIVLGDRFGTSCASEVIEHAELALLELGFRVARNEPYAGAHTTTHYGRPAENVHAIQVEISRGLYMDEARYARSDGHATLTQRLGEFVRIMAEIEARPLKRRGNGS